GGACGTAAATATTTAATATTTAAAAATCCACTACAAAAACATGAAAAAAAATTTAATCCTCTTGGGGATCGTGATTATTTTAATCGGCTCAAGTTATTTTATTTGGCATCAAGCTCAATCGAAGATCGGCGTTGACCATCCCGCAACCTCGCTCGAGACTACCAAAGACGGACAATCTATCAGCAAACACCAATGGCCCCAATTTCATGGGACATATCTTCACACCGGATACGCAGATATTGAAGGACCGGAAAAGGCCATTTTAAAATGGAAGTTCAATTTGGGAAAAATAACGGGGACCAAACCTAACAGCGTGATAATTGCCTCCGATGGAACCATTTATGTCGCCGGAGCCGGGAAAATATTCGCTTTGGATAAAAATGGAACCGAAATTTGGGAAAAAAGCTATCAAAATACTCAAGGTCCCGCTTTGGCGGAAGACGGCACTATTTATTTTCTTTCGGGAAAGGCGATCATTGCCTTGGACAAAGACGGAAAAGAAAAATGGCAATTTAAAACCAATGGGAATACGATTATCGCTCCGACGGTGGGGCCGGACGGAACCATCTATCAGGGTAGCTGGGATGGTTATTTTTATGCGATCAATAAAGACGGGACTCTGAAATGGAAATATAAAACAGCGGGGGCAATCTCCTATCCGGCCAGCATCGATCAAAACGGAATAATTTATTTGGGCGGCGGCGATGCCCATGCGGGTCCGGATGGCAATCTTTACGCCTTTAACCCCGACGGAAGTTTGAAATGGAAATACGACACGAAAGCCATGCGGGTCGGCTCTCCGGCCATAGGTTCCGATGGATTGATCTA
The genomic region above belongs to Candidatus Bipolaricaulota bacterium and contains:
- a CDS encoding PQQ-binding-like beta-propeller repeat protein translates to MKKNLILLGIVIILIGSSYFIWHQAQSKIGVDHPATSLETTKDGQSISKHQWPQFHGTYLHTGYADIEGPEKAILKWKFNLGKITGTKPNSVIIASDGTIYVAGAGKIFALDKNGTEIWEKSYQNTQGPALAEDGTIYFLSGKAIIALDKDGKEKWQFKTNGNTIIAPTVGPDGTIYQGSWDGYFYAINKDGTLKWKYKTAGAISYPASIDQNGIIYLGGGDAHAGPDGNLYAFNPDGSLKWKYDTKAMRVGSPAIGSDGLIYVPAAPALLAFDSLGNLKWSKGPATNFNNIPTSDLDGCGAPPLPACGGMGQPQNGNMNENMPQPPMGQDDIAGIITPAIYADETIYVGNAQGILSAIDLKTQKIKWTYETDANPNQAGFYGLPNFPLVDKDGTIYFGSIDNNMYAVNKKGKLLWKYQTGGKITEASPAFDNSGTLYFTSEDGYLYAIGE